The Micromonospora krabiensis genome window below encodes:
- a CDS encoding ATP-binding cassette domain-containing protein, protein MATGTATIEAEGLRKRYGDTTALAGLDLTVAAGTVCGLLGPNGAGKTTAVRILTTLLRPDGGRARVAGHDVLTRPDRVRAAIGLVGQHAAVDEVLTGRQNLVLFGRLHHLTRRAARARADALLDRFGLADAGDRAVSGYSGGMRRRLDLAASLILAPPVLFLDEPTTGLDPRGRSEVWDAVRALVADGTTVLLTTQYLDEADQLADTVAVVDTGRVVAAGTPAQLKDDLGGDRLDVMLHHAGDLAEAAAVISAATGAECAVDPAILRVSAPVGERVTALTTVLRALQEAQLGVADVAVRRPTLDEVFLRLTAAREEVAA, encoded by the coding sequence ATGGCGACCGGAACCGCGACGATCGAGGCCGAGGGGCTGCGCAAGCGCTACGGCGACACGACCGCCCTGGCGGGGCTGGACCTCACGGTGGCGGCAGGCACGGTGTGCGGGCTGCTGGGACCCAACGGCGCGGGCAAGACCACCGCCGTGCGGATCCTGACCACTCTGCTGCGGCCAGACGGCGGCCGGGCCCGGGTCGCCGGGCACGACGTGCTGACCCGCCCCGACCGGGTCCGCGCCGCCATCGGCCTGGTCGGGCAGCACGCCGCGGTCGACGAGGTGCTCACCGGTCGGCAGAACCTGGTGCTGTTCGGGCGGCTGCACCACCTGACCCGGCGGGCCGCCCGCGCCCGCGCCGACGCGCTGCTCGACCGGTTCGGCCTCGCCGACGCCGGCGACCGAGCGGTGTCCGGCTACTCCGGCGGGATGCGCCGGCGCCTGGACCTGGCCGCCAGCCTGATCCTCGCCCCGCCCGTGCTCTTCCTCGACGAGCCGACCACCGGGCTGGACCCGCGCGGCCGCAGCGAGGTGTGGGACGCCGTCCGCGCTCTCGTCGCCGACGGCACGACGGTGCTGCTCACCACCCAGTACCTGGACGAGGCGGACCAGCTCGCCGACACCGTCGCCGTCGTCGACACCGGCCGGGTCGTCGCCGCCGGCACCCCGGCCCAGCTCAAGGACGACCTCGGCGGCGACCGCCTCGACGTTATGCTGCACCACGCCGGCGACCTGGCCGAGGCGGCCGCCGTGATCTCCGCGGCGACCGGGGCCGAATGCGCGGTCGACCCGGCCATCCTGCGGGTCAGCGCGCCGGTCGGCGAGCGGGTGACCGCCCTGACCACCGTGCTGCGCGCGTTGCAGGAGGCGCAGCTGGGCGTCGCCGACGTGGCCGTCCGCCGGCCCACCCTCGACGAGGTGTTCCTGCGGCTGACCGCCGCGCGTGAGGAGGTGGCGGCGTGA
- a CDS encoding DUF5999 family protein, translating into MCQHQPTCPSADATDREAARVIACFPEQGWSLLCNGVIVFEDTGELLPDGRCIAPHRGPARHALVA; encoded by the coding sequence ATGTGCCAGCATCAACCGACCTGCCCCTCCGCCGACGCGACTGATCGGGAAGCCGCCCGGGTCATCGCCTGCTTCCCTGAGCAGGGCTGGAGCCTGCTCTGCAACGGAGTCATCGTCTTCGAGGACACCGGCGAGCTGCTGCCCGACGGCCGCTGCATCGCCCCGCACCGCGGGCCCGCCCGCCACGCCCTCGTCGCCTGA
- the pip gene encoding prolyl aminopeptidase — protein sequence MHPPVEPYAHGLLDVGDGQRVYWETCGNPDGKPAVVLHGGPGSGATPGWRRYFDPARYRVVLVDQRGCGRSLPHAADPGVDLATNTTAHLVGDLERLRAHLGVERWLVLGASWGSTLGLAYAQAHPERVSELVLFSVVTTSRREVEWITRDMGRIFPAEWARFRDGVPPADRDGNLAAAYARLLADPDPAVRDRAAREWCLWDDTHVRTVPGWRPDPRFADPGFRMLSARLVSHYWSNAAFLPDGALLDGAARLAGIPGVLLHGRLDVSSPLDVAWQLAQAWPDARLEVVEAAGHGAGHGIGERVVAALDDFAAR from the coding sequence ATGCACCCACCCGTCGAGCCGTACGCGCACGGCCTGCTCGACGTCGGCGACGGTCAGCGCGTGTACTGGGAGACGTGCGGCAACCCCGACGGCAAGCCGGCGGTGGTGCTGCACGGCGGCCCCGGCTCGGGCGCCACACCCGGCTGGCGGCGCTACTTCGACCCGGCCCGCTACCGGGTCGTCCTGGTCGACCAGCGCGGCTGCGGCCGCAGCCTCCCCCACGCCGCCGATCCGGGCGTCGACCTGGCCACCAACACCACCGCCCACCTGGTCGGCGACCTCGAACGGCTGCGCGCGCACCTCGGCGTCGAGCGGTGGCTGGTGCTCGGCGCGTCGTGGGGCTCCACCCTCGGCCTCGCGTACGCGCAGGCCCACCCCGAGCGGGTCAGCGAACTGGTCCTGTTCAGCGTGGTCACCACCAGCCGCCGGGAGGTCGAGTGGATCACCCGTGACATGGGGCGGATCTTCCCCGCCGAGTGGGCGCGGTTCCGCGACGGGGTGCCGCCCGCCGACCGGGACGGGAACCTCGCCGCCGCGTACGCCCGGCTGCTCGCCGATCCCGACCCGGCCGTGCGGGATCGCGCGGCCCGCGAGTGGTGCCTCTGGGACGACACCCACGTGCGCACGGTCCCCGGGTGGCGTCCCGACCCCCGCTTCGCCGACCCGGGCTTCCGGATGCTGTCGGCCCGGCTGGTCAGCCACTACTGGAGCAACGCCGCCTTCCTCCCCGACGGCGCGCTGCTGGACGGCGCCGCCCGGCTGGCCGGCATCCCGGGCGTCCTGCTGCACGGCCGGCTCGACGTCAGCAGCCCGCTGGACGTGGCGTGGCAGCTGGCGCAGGCCTGGCCGGACGCCCGCCTGGAGGTGGTCGAGGCCGCCGGGCACGGCGCCGGACACGGGATCGGCGAGCGGGTCGTCGCCGCGCTGGACGACTTCGCCGCCCGCTGA
- a CDS encoding MarR family winged helix-turn-helix transcriptional regulator, with the protein MTDAVPDGEALGTLLRHVLDVLDGDVAAVYTEQGVADYRPRFSPPLRVLVADGPLPIRDLARRVGVTHSAASQTVAQMARAGLVELTPGADARQRLVHLSARGRELLPLVEAEWAATTAALRQLDDELPAPLADVLHAVLAAVRRRPLRRRIADAGLPSPPGR; encoded by the coding sequence GTGACGGACGCCGTGCCCGACGGGGAGGCCCTGGGGACGCTGCTGCGGCACGTCCTCGACGTGCTCGACGGCGACGTGGCCGCCGTCTACACCGAGCAGGGCGTCGCCGACTACCGCCCCCGGTTCTCGCCGCCGCTGCGCGTGCTCGTCGCCGACGGGCCGCTGCCGATCCGCGACCTGGCCCGCCGCGTCGGGGTCACCCACTCGGCCGCCAGCCAGACGGTGGCGCAGATGGCCCGGGCCGGGCTGGTGGAACTCACCCCCGGCGCCGACGCCCGGCAACGCCTCGTGCACCTGAGCGCCCGCGGCCGTGAGCTGCTGCCGCTGGTGGAGGCGGAGTGGGCGGCCACCACCGCCGCCCTGCGCCAGCTCGACGACGAGCTGCCCGCGCCGCTGGCCGACGTCCTGCACGCCGTGCTCGCCGCCGTACGCCGTCGGCCCCTGCGCCGGCGCATCGCCGACGCCGGCCTGCCCTCACCGCCTGGGCGGTGA
- the def gene encoding peptide deformylase: protein MTMRPIRIIGDPVLRTSCTPVTSFDADLRALVTDLMDTLLGAPGRAGVAAPQIGVDAQVFVYDADGHRGHLINPTLELSEELQDDDEGCLSIPGLYFPTPRALHATAHGFDQHGEPLTISGSGFLARALQHETDHLAGRLYVDTLRGETRRRALREIRAGRFDSPTRRA from the coding sequence ATGACGATGCGCCCCATCCGGATCATCGGGGACCCCGTGCTGCGCACCTCGTGCACGCCGGTGACCAGCTTCGACGCCGACCTGCGCGCCCTGGTCACCGACCTGATGGACACCCTGCTCGGCGCGCCCGGCCGCGCCGGCGTCGCCGCCCCGCAGATCGGCGTCGACGCCCAGGTGTTCGTCTACGACGCCGACGGGCACCGCGGCCACCTGATCAACCCGACCCTCGAGCTGTCCGAGGAGCTCCAGGACGACGACGAGGGCTGCCTGTCCATCCCCGGCCTCTACTTCCCGACGCCCCGCGCGCTGCACGCCACCGCGCACGGCTTCGACCAGCACGGCGAACCGCTCACCATCTCCGGCAGCGGATTCCTCGCCCGGGCGTTGCAGCACGAGACCGACCACCTGGCCGGCCGCCTCTACGTCGACACCCTGCGCGGCGAGACCCGCCGGCGGGCGCTGCGGGAGATCCGCGCCGGCCGGTTCGACTCGCCCACCCGCCGCGCCTGA
- a CDS encoding chorismate-binding protein gives MRKVGPDVVETLPHRVVDVPAAPVGCRRTLVERDRWEWRPGDDGDPAAIAQEFLAAHGLALDDLARPAGGHDPAGPCGAALYVSAAAGALLAGAPSGAANPAPALPEVVVVVYGHGDPRPEPVRPQTGAGWWLGDWAESWTPGEHAAAIDAVHAAIGRGDVYQANVVGHAAARYTGDPLPALARLGALPGARYGGTLTGAGWAVGCASPETLVAVTDGRLVTRPIKGTRPATAAGRRELLTSAKERAEHIMIVDLERNDLARVARTGTVRVDELFAVRRWCDLWQAESTVTAAVADGLGLADLLRAVCPGGSVTGAPKLAALRHIAELEPVGRGASMGALGWVAPGHVDLGLTIRTAAVDGQRVHVWAGGGITWDSDPWDEVAEAAAKTTPVRAALAGR, from the coding sequence ATGAGGAAGGTTGGACCGGACGTCGTGGAAACGCTCCCACACCGGGTCGTCGATGTGCCGGCGGCGCCGGTCGGCTGCCGCCGTACCCTCGTCGAACGCGACCGGTGGGAGTGGCGGCCCGGCGACGACGGCGACCCCGCCGCCATCGCGCAGGAGTTCCTGGCCGCGCACGGCCTGGCCCTGGACGACCTGGCCCGCCCGGCCGGCGGCCACGACCCCGCCGGTCCCTGCGGCGCGGCCCTCTACGTCTCCGCCGCCGCCGGCGCCCTCCTCGCCGGCGCGCCGTCCGGCGCGGCGAACCCGGCGCCCGCCCTGCCCGAGGTCGTCGTCGTGGTCTACGGCCACGGCGACCCCCGGCCCGAACCCGTGCGCCCGCAGACCGGGGCCGGCTGGTGGCTCGGCGACTGGGCGGAGAGCTGGACGCCCGGCGAGCACGCCGCGGCGATCGACGCGGTCCACGCCGCGATCGGCCGCGGCGACGTCTACCAGGCCAACGTCGTCGGACACGCCGCCGCCCGCTACACCGGCGACCCGCTGCCCGCCCTGGCCCGCCTCGGCGCGCTGCCCGGCGCCCGCTACGGCGGCACCCTGACCGGCGCCGGCTGGGCCGTCGGCTGCGCCTCCCCGGAGACCCTCGTCGCGGTCACCGACGGCCGGCTGGTGACCCGCCCCATCAAGGGCACCCGCCCGGCCACCGCCGCCGGCCGCCGGGAGCTGCTGACCAGCGCGAAGGAACGCGCCGAACACATCATGATCGTCGACCTGGAGCGCAACGACCTGGCCCGCGTCGCCCGCACCGGGACCGTGCGCGTCGACGAGCTGTTCGCCGTACGCCGCTGGTGCGACCTGTGGCAGGCCGAGTCCACCGTCACCGCCGCCGTCGCGGACGGTCTCGGCCTGGCGGACCTGCTGCGCGCGGTCTGCCCCGGCGGGTCGGTCACCGGCGCGCCGAAGCTCGCCGCCCTGCGCCACATCGCCGAGCTGGAACCGGTCGGCCGCGGCGCCAGCATGGGGGCGCTGGGCTGGGTCGCCCCCGGCCACGTCGACCTGGGCCTGACCATCCGCACCGCCGCCGTCGACGGACAGCGGGTGCACGTCTGGGCCGGCGGCGGCATCACCTGGGACAGCGACCCGTGGGACGAGGTGGCCGAGGCCGCCGCCAAGACCACCCCGGTGCGCGCCGCGCTCGCCGGCCGCTGA
- a CDS encoding ABC transporter permease, translated as MSVAALSPRRLRWAVTDALVLTGRAVTHWTRQPVELLIGLLFPVLLVLMFGYLFGGAMAVPGGGDYREFLLPGMFGLTMAFGLEATYTAVATDTARGVTDRFRSLPMARSAVVAGRAGADLLYSAAGLAVILACGRLVGWQWRNGMAAAAAAVGLLLLLRFALIWVGIHLALVLRRPESVMVLQILVWPVGFTSNAFAAPETMPGWLAPVAQWNPLSATVAACRELFGNPGWGGDSFAAQHALALAVAWPALLIAVFLPLSVRRYRRLSR; from the coding sequence GTGAGCGTTGCGGCCCTTTCCCCGCGCCGGCTGCGGTGGGCGGTCACCGACGCCCTCGTCCTGACCGGTCGGGCGGTGACCCACTGGACCCGCCAGCCGGTCGAGCTGCTCATCGGGCTGCTCTTCCCGGTGCTGCTGGTGCTGATGTTCGGCTACCTGTTCGGCGGCGCGATGGCGGTGCCGGGCGGCGGCGACTACCGGGAGTTCCTGCTGCCCGGCATGTTCGGTCTCACGATGGCGTTCGGCCTGGAGGCCACCTACACCGCCGTGGCCACCGACACCGCCCGCGGGGTCACCGACCGGTTCCGGTCCCTGCCGATGGCCCGCTCGGCGGTGGTCGCCGGCCGGGCCGGCGCCGACCTGCTCTACTCCGCCGCCGGGCTGGCCGTCATCCTGGCCTGCGGGCGGCTGGTCGGCTGGCAGTGGCGCAACGGGATGGCGGCCGCCGCCGCTGCGGTCGGGCTGCTCCTGCTGCTGCGGTTCGCGTTGATCTGGGTGGGCATCCACCTGGCCCTGGTGCTGCGCCGCCCCGAGTCGGTGATGGTGCTGCAGATCCTCGTCTGGCCGGTCGGCTTCACCTCCAACGCGTTCGCGGCGCCCGAGACGATGCCGGGCTGGCTCGCCCCGGTCGCACAGTGGAACCCGCTGTCGGCCACCGTGGCCGCCTGCCGGGAGCTGTTCGGCAATCCCGGTTGGGGTGGCGACTCGTTCGCCGCGCAGCACGCGCTGGCGCTCGCGGTGGCGTGGCCGGCGCTGCTGATCGCGGTCTTCCTGCCCCTGTCGGTGCGCCGCTACCGGCGGCTGAGCCGCTGA
- a CDS encoding helix-turn-helix transcriptional regulator, translated as MDRQELGAFLRSRRERLGPRDVGLPAGPRRRTPGLRREEVAVLAHISTEYYVRLEQGRAPRPSGEVLAGIADALRLTEAESDHLHVLAGTMPSRTGLHRRDVRPSILALLDRLPQTAAFVTSAAFEVLAWNDLAAALMEDFAALAPRERNLARRAFLGPPALYGVSDVTEFRHHVVVRLRSALARYPADPVVGGLVAELRDDSREFARLWDRHDVQTAPMLTKTFRHPVVGEITVDCDALTLADRDQHLVLYSTPPGSRDAEALAFLGAVGAGYR; from the coding sequence ATGGACAGGCAGGAGCTCGGGGCGTTCCTTCGGAGCCGCCGGGAGCGGCTGGGCCCACGGGACGTGGGCCTGCCCGCGGGTCCGCGGCGGCGGACACCGGGGCTTCGCCGTGAGGAGGTGGCGGTCCTCGCGCACATCTCCACGGAGTACTACGTGCGGCTCGAGCAGGGCCGAGCGCCGCGACCGTCGGGTGAGGTCCTCGCCGGGATCGCGGACGCCCTGCGGCTCACCGAGGCCGAGTCCGATCACCTGCACGTCCTCGCGGGCACCATGCCGAGCCGCACGGGCCTGCACCGGCGCGACGTGCGGCCGAGCATCCTCGCGCTGCTCGACCGGCTGCCGCAGACGGCTGCCTTCGTGACGTCCGCGGCCTTCGAGGTGCTCGCGTGGAACGACCTCGCGGCCGCGCTCATGGAGGACTTCGCCGCGCTGGCCCCGCGGGAGCGCAATCTCGCCCGCCGGGCGTTCCTCGGGCCGCCGGCGCTGTACGGGGTCTCCGACGTCACGGAGTTCCGGCACCACGTCGTCGTCAGGCTGCGATCCGCGCTGGCCCGGTATCCGGCCGACCCCGTGGTCGGTGGCCTGGTCGCCGAGCTGCGCGACGACAGCCGCGAGTTCGCCCGGCTCTGGGATCGGCACGACGTGCAGACCGCGCCGATGCTCACCAAGACGTTCCGGCACCCGGTCGTCGGGGAGATCACCGTCGACTGCGACGCGCTCACCCTCGCGGACCGCGACCAGCACCTCGTGCTCTACAGCACGCCGCCCGGGTCCCGTGACGCCGAGGCGCTGGCCTTCCTGGGTGCCGTCGGGGCCGGCTACCGCTGA
- the gcvP gene encoding aminomethyl-transferring glycine dehydrogenase, whose product MTTEQFATRHIGPGPDDERRMLEAVGYGSIDELMDAAIPEVIRWHGTLDLPDPATEAEAIAELRALAGHNTVAVSMIGLGYHGTHTPAVIRRNVLENPAWYTAYTPYQPEISQGRLEALLNFQTMVTDLTGLATANASMLDEGTAAAEAMTLARRASKSKSPVYVVDADALPQTVAVIASRAEPLGIEVRVLDLDVEDLPGEFFGLHLQYPGACGAVRDHAALVEAAHGVRALVTVAADLLALTLLRAPGEIGADIAAGTTQRFGVPMGFGGPHAGYLAVRSGLERMLPGRLVGVSRDADGNPAYRLALQTREQHIRREKATSNICTAQVLLAVMAGMYAVYHGPDGLRAIAARTHEMAGRLAAGLRAGGVQVADVAFFDTVTASVPGRAAEVVAAAAERGVNLRLVDADRVGVSCDETTTRAHLEAVWAAFGVPAFDGAVDVALPPALARTSEFLTHPVFSSHHSETAMLRYLRRLADFDYALDRGMIPLGSCTMKLNATTEMEPVTWAEFAHVHPFAPAEQTAGYRELIGQLEGWLAELTGYDAVSVQPNAGSQGELAGLLAIRGYHRERGEGHRDVCLIPSSAHGTNAASAVMAGMRVVVVACDDDGNVDLVDLDAKIDKHRDALAAIMVTYPSTHGVYETGIAQLCAKVHDAGGQVYVDGANLNALVGFAKPGKFGADVSHLNLHKTFCIPHGGGGPGVGPVAVRAHLQPFLPGDPGAGHDSTRPAISAARYGSAGILPIPWAYLRMMGGAGLTRATGVAVLAANYVAARLRDHFPVLYAGNKGLVAHECILDLRPLTKSTGVSVDDVAKRLIDYGFHAPTMSFPVAGTLMVEPTESEDLAELDRFCAAMIAIRAEIDKVAAGEWPVGDNPLANAPHTAAMVSGDEWPHAYPRSVGAYPDGVDRAGKYWPPVRRIDGAYGDRNLVCSCPSPEAFES is encoded by the coding sequence CCGCGATCCCCGAGGTGATCCGGTGGCACGGCACCCTGGACCTGCCGGACCCGGCGACCGAGGCCGAGGCCATCGCCGAGCTGCGGGCCCTGGCCGGCCACAACACCGTGGCCGTCTCCATGATCGGCCTGGGGTACCACGGCACGCACACGCCCGCGGTGATCCGCCGTAACGTGCTGGAGAACCCGGCCTGGTACACGGCGTACACGCCGTACCAGCCGGAGATCAGCCAGGGTCGGCTCGAGGCGCTGCTCAACTTCCAGACGATGGTCACGGACCTGACCGGGCTGGCCACCGCGAACGCGTCGATGTTGGACGAGGGCACCGCGGCGGCCGAGGCGATGACCCTCGCCCGCCGCGCGTCCAAGAGCAAGAGCCCGGTGTACGTCGTCGACGCGGACGCGCTGCCGCAGACCGTCGCGGTGATCGCCAGCCGGGCGGAGCCGCTGGGCATCGAGGTGCGGGTGCTCGACCTGGACGTCGAGGACCTGCCGGGTGAGTTCTTCGGCCTGCACCTGCAGTACCCGGGGGCGTGCGGGGCGGTCCGCGACCACGCGGCGCTGGTCGAGGCCGCGCACGGCGTCCGTGCGCTGGTCACCGTCGCCGCGGACCTGCTCGCGTTGACGCTGCTGCGCGCGCCCGGGGAGATCGGCGCGGACATCGCCGCCGGCACCACCCAGCGGTTCGGTGTGCCGATGGGCTTCGGTGGCCCGCACGCCGGTTATCTCGCGGTGCGCTCCGGCCTGGAGCGGATGCTGCCCGGCCGGCTCGTCGGGGTGTCCCGCGACGCCGATGGCAACCCGGCCTACCGGCTGGCGTTGCAGACCCGCGAGCAGCACATCCGCCGGGAGAAGGCGACCAGCAACATCTGCACCGCGCAGGTGCTCCTCGCCGTGATGGCCGGCATGTACGCCGTGTACCACGGGCCGGACGGGCTGCGGGCGATCGCGGCGCGTACGCACGAGATGGCGGGGCGGCTCGCGGCCGGGTTGCGCGCCGGGGGCGTGCAGGTCGCGGACGTCGCGTTCTTCGACACCGTGACCGCGAGCGTGCCGGGCCGGGCCGCGGAGGTGGTCGCGGCGGCCGCCGAGCGGGGCGTGAACCTGCGGCTGGTCGACGCCGACCGGGTGGGGGTGTCCTGCGACGAGACGACCACGCGGGCGCACCTGGAGGCGGTGTGGGCGGCGTTCGGGGTGCCGGCGTTCGACGGCGCCGTGGACGTGGCGCTGCCGCCGGCGCTGGCGCGCACCTCGGAGTTCCTCACCCACCCGGTGTTCTCCAGCCACCACTCGGAGACGGCGATGCTGCGCTACCTGCGGCGGCTCGCGGACTTCGACTACGCCCTGGACCGGGGCATGATTCCGCTCGGGTCGTGCACGATGAAGCTGAACGCGACCACCGAGATGGAGCCGGTGACGTGGGCGGAGTTCGCGCACGTGCACCCGTTCGCGCCGGCCGAGCAGACGGCGGGCTACCGGGAGCTGATCGGTCAGCTGGAGGGGTGGCTGGCCGAGCTGACCGGCTACGACGCGGTCAGCGTGCAGCCCAACGCCGGGTCGCAGGGTGAGCTGGCGGGTCTGCTGGCGATCCGGGGGTATCACCGGGAGCGCGGCGAGGGACACCGGGACGTGTGCCTGATCCCGTCGTCGGCGCACGGCACGAACGCGGCGTCGGCGGTGATGGCCGGGATGCGCGTGGTCGTGGTGGCCTGCGACGACGACGGTAACGTCGACCTCGTCGACCTCGACGCGAAGATCGACAAGCACCGGGACGCGCTCGCGGCGATCATGGTGACGTACCCGTCGACGCACGGCGTGTACGAGACGGGCATCGCGCAGCTGTGCGCGAAGGTCCACGACGCGGGCGGCCAGGTGTACGTCGACGGGGCGAACCTGAACGCGCTGGTCGGTTTCGCGAAGCCGGGGAAGTTCGGCGCGGACGTGTCGCACCTGAACCTGCACAAGACGTTCTGCATCCCGCACGGCGGTGGCGGCCCGGGGGTCGGGCCGGTGGCGGTGCGGGCGCACCTTCAGCCGTTCCTGCCCGGTGACCCGGGTGCCGGGCACGACAGCACGCGGCCGGCGATCTCCGCCGCCCGGTACGGGTCGGCGGGCATCCTGCCGATCCCGTGGGCGTACCTGCGGATGATGGGTGGGGCGGGCCTGACCCGGGCGACCGGGGTGGCGGTGCTGGCGGCGAACTACGTGGCGGCGCGGCTGCGCGACCACTTCCCGGTGCTGTACGCCGGCAACAAGGGCCTGGTGGCGCACGAGTGCATCCTCGACCTGCGGCCGCTGACGAAGTCCACCGGGGTGAGCGTGGACGACGTGGCGAAGCGGCTGATCGACTACGGCTTCCACGCGCCGACGATGTCGTTCCCGGTGGCGGGGACGCTGATGGTGGAGCCGACGGAGAGCGAGGACCTGGCCGAGCTGGACCGGTTCTGCGCGGCGATGATCGCGATCCGGGCCGAGATCGACAAGGTGGCGGCGGGTGAGTGGCCGGTGGGGGACAACCCCCTGGCGAACGCCCCGCACACGGCGGCGATGGTCAGCGGTGACGAGTGGCCGCACGCGTACCCGCGATCGGTGGGCGCCTACCCGGACGGGGTGGACCGGGCGGGGAAGTACTGGCCGCCGGTGCGGCGGATCGACGGCGCGTACGGCGACCGGAATCTGGTCTGCTCGTGCCCGTCGCCGGAGGCGTTCGAGAGCTGA
- a CDS encoding TetR/AcrR family transcriptional regulator, protein MTTEYSGTGDPARSLALLWRTREPATRRGRTDLTVDRIVRAAIELADTEGLAALSMRRVAERLSVGTMSLYTHVPGKGELLDLMLDTVYAETTEPPPAAADGWRARLEAVARDNWALYLRHPWLLQVATTRPPLGPNLIARYERDLRAVDGIGLTDLEMDAVITLVGGFVHGTVRGAVEAAQAAERTGMTEEQWWRAHAPYLEKAMDPRRFPLATRVGAAAGEEYQAAADPARAFEFGLARILDGIEVLVRHRPGATGTDTDR, encoded by the coding sequence GTGACCACCGAGTACAGCGGCACCGGCGACCCCGCGCGCAGCCTCGCCCTGCTCTGGCGCACCCGCGAACCCGCCACCCGCCGCGGCCGCACCGACCTCACCGTGGACCGGATCGTCCGCGCCGCCATCGAGCTCGCCGACACCGAGGGCCTCGCCGCCCTGTCCATGCGCCGCGTCGCCGAACGCCTCAGCGTCGGCACCATGTCGCTGTACACGCACGTCCCCGGCAAGGGCGAACTGCTCGACCTGATGCTCGACACCGTCTACGCCGAGACCACCGAGCCCCCGCCGGCCGCCGCCGACGGCTGGCGCGCCCGGCTCGAAGCCGTCGCCCGCGACAACTGGGCGCTCTACCTGCGCCACCCCTGGCTGCTGCAGGTCGCCACCACCCGCCCGCCGCTGGGCCCCAACCTCATCGCCCGCTACGAACGTGACCTGCGCGCCGTCGACGGCATCGGCCTGACCGACCTGGAGATGGACGCCGTGATCACCCTCGTCGGCGGGTTCGTCCACGGCACCGTACGCGGCGCGGTCGAGGCGGCGCAGGCCGCCGAACGCACCGGCATGACCGAGGAGCAGTGGTGGCGGGCGCACGCCCCCTACCTGGAGAAGGCGATGGACCCCCGACGGTTCCCCCTCGCCACCCGCGTCGGCGCCGCAGCCGGCGAGGAGTACCAGGCCGCCGCCGACCCGGCCCGCGCGTTCGAATTCGGCCTCGCCCGCATCCTCGACGGCATCGAGGTCCTCGTCCGCCACCGACCGGGCGCGACCGGCACCGACACCGACCGATAA
- a CDS encoding SDR family NAD(P)-dependent oxidoreductase gives MTNDSDTTPIGLLTGKVVFITGASRGIGAAAARLFAREGAAVVLAARSVDAIEKIVAEVRAADGVADAVAVDLADGASIRAAVDHVEALHGRLDGAFNNGAAIQQPGPLDTTSDEDVEEQFAVNFRGHWTAMRCEAALMRRAGGGAIVNTSSIGSRRANPELPAYGAMKRALNSITETAAVTWGRQGIRVNGITPGGTATEMIDKWEAASPGVVERITARIPLGRMASPREVAEVAAWLLSDRASMVTGAIVPVDGGAGA, from the coding sequence ATGACCAACGACAGCGACACCACACCGATCGGCCTGCTGACCGGCAAGGTCGTGTTCATCACCGGCGCCAGCCGCGGCATCGGCGCGGCCGCCGCCCGACTCTTCGCACGCGAGGGCGCGGCGGTCGTGCTCGCCGCACGCAGCGTCGACGCCATCGAGAAGATCGTCGCCGAGGTCCGCGCGGCCGACGGCGTCGCGGACGCCGTGGCGGTGGACCTCGCCGACGGGGCGAGCATCCGCGCGGCGGTCGACCACGTCGAGGCGTTGCACGGCCGGCTCGACGGCGCGTTCAACAACGGCGCGGCGATCCAGCAGCCCGGCCCGCTCGACACGACGAGCGACGAGGACGTCGAGGAGCAGTTCGCGGTGAACTTCCGCGGGCACTGGACCGCGATGAGGTGCGAGGCGGCGCTCATGCGCCGTGCCGGCGGCGGGGCGATCGTCAACACGTCGAGCATCGGCAGCCGCCGCGCGAACCCGGAGCTGCCCGCGTACGGGGCGATGAAACGGGCGCTCAACAGCATCACCGAGACCGCCGCGGTGACCTGGGGACGGCAGGGGATCCGGGTCAACGGCATCACGCCCGGCGGCACCGCGACGGAGATGATCGACAAGTGGGAGGCGGCGTCGCCGGGGGTGGTCGAGCGCATCACGGCGCGCATCCCGCTCGGCCGGATGGCCTCGCCCCGCGAGGTCGCCGAGGTGGCCGCGTGGCTGCTCAGCGATCGGGCGTCGATGGTGACCGGCGCGATCGTGCCGGTCGACGGTGGTGCCGGCGCCTGA